A genomic stretch from Sebastes fasciatus isolate fSebFas1 chromosome 23, fSebFas1.pri, whole genome shotgun sequence includes:
- the lrtm2a gene encoding leucine-rich repeat and transmembrane domain-containing protein 2, whose protein sequence is MPPHTHPPGGTDLLPPPSSTTTHHLARPVVLCVLCLLATLLPAASSCPPPCLCDSDGVVVDCGGHGLSSLPPLHLLPPGSRSLLLANNKLASLGASAFANLSSLEELDLSNNYLDNLPAGLFRDMSNLTRLTLHNNSLTVMDRELFQGLGGLQSLDLSLNGLSSVPLGVLDELQSLRWLSLAGNRLHGLERAAFEPLANLQHLELGHNPWECDCNLRDFKHWMEWLLYRGGKVDAVECTLPKDLRGRDIRGVPVEMFNYCLQLEDENGGGGEGSRSGQGGVPPCSRNALNPSGATPMSDNSNTGDESSSNTGVGGGGGGGGGGGGGADAPSDCVRARYRPVSVRRAIGTVVIAGVVCGIVCIMMVAAAAYGCIYASLMAKYQRELKKRQPLMGDGEADGEDREEKQISSVA, encoded by the exons tcgtcctctgtgtcctctgcctCCTGGCGACGCTGCTGCCGGCAGCCTCCTCCTGCCCTCCTCCCTGTCTGTGCGACTCAGACGGCGTGGTGGTGGACTGCGGGGGCCACGGTCTCTCCTCCCTGCCTCCCCTTCACCTCCTGCCTCCGGGGAGCCGCTCCCTCCTGCTGGCCAACAACAAGCTCGCCTCGCTGGGAGCCTCGGCCTTCGCTAACCTCTCCTCTCTGGAG gAGCTGGACCTCTCTAATAACTACCTGGATAATTTACCGGCTGGATTATTCAGAGACATGTCCAACCTGACGAGGCTGACTCTGCACAACAACTCGCTAACGGTAATGGACCGAGAACTCTTCCAG GGTTTGGGGGGTCTTCAGAGTCTGGATCTGTCCCTCAACGGTCTGTCCTCTGTTCCTCTAGGGGTACTGGATGAGCTGCAGAGCCTCAG GTGGCTGTCTCTAGCAGGTAACAGGCTTCACGGTTTGGAGAGGGCGGCGTTTGAGCCGCTCGCCAATCTACAACACCTGGAACTGGGACACAACCCCTGGGAATGTGACTGCAACCTCCGCGATTTTAAACACTGGATGGAGTGGCTGCTGTACAGAG GGGGGAAGGTGGACGCGGTGGAGTGCACGCTACCGAAGGATCTGCGTGGGCGAGACATCCGCGGCGTTCCGGTGGAGATGTTCAACTACTGCCTCCAACTTGAGGACGAGAACGGCGGAGGAGGCGAGGGCTCTCGTTCCGGCCAAGGAGGCGTTCCTCCCTGCAGCAGGAACGCTCTTAACCCCAGCGGGGCGACGCCAATGTCTGACAACAGCAACACTGGCGATGAGTCCTCTTCAAACACGggagttggaggaggaggaggaggaggaggaggaggaggaggaggcgcagATGCCCCCTCGGATTGCGTCCGCGCCCGCTATCGACCCGTGAGCGTGCGCCGCGCCATCGGCACGGTCGTGATCGCCGGCGTGGTGTGCGGCATCGTTTGCATCATGATGGTTGCGGCCGCGGCTTACGGCTGCATCTACGCCTCGCTGATGGCCAAGTACCAGAGAGAGCTGAAGAAGAGGCAGCCGCTGATGGGAGACGGAGAGGCGGACGGGGAGGACAGGGAGGAGAAACAGATCTCCTCTGTGGCCTAG